A region of Nerophis lumbriciformis linkage group LG26, RoL_Nlum_v2.1, whole genome shotgun sequence DNA encodes the following proteins:
- the LOC133624003 gene encoding uncharacterized protein isoform X4: MCERTIAEYEEELCPTKEEKERQHQLLDAVFKKHQVVLHRTDVQQPPHIKEEEEEVWITPEEECLLGQEEADLTKFPLTVVSVKTEEHEDKPPESSQLHHSPNLPEQKMREPHPPHIKEEEEEESHYPHFIEEKEPHSIYIKKEEQEEHSISQDGEHLEWLEEFPVIGVPVKSEDDEVKGESEEKREAEPPSSSSTQHMTTEADGDHCGGSQADKLLAPLSDSEDTTSHSPDTDDEDSKDDKTCHTDKTHFTCSHCDKTFHNRYLKEHMRTHTEEKPFTCSVCSTGFIRKSNLKAHMRMHTGEKTITCSVCSKIFARVDYLITHMKIHTGEKPFSCSRCGRCFKEKTDFKVHMRIHTGDKPFMCLVCSKRFTQKAHLKKHTRIHTGEKPFICSICFKGFTQSHNLKRHTRTHSGEKVLSCSVCGERFSYKYQYKKHECAGENSNNK, from the exons acgtccagcagcccccccacattaaagaggaagaggaggaagtgtggatcactccggaggaagagtgtcttctagggcaggaggaggctgatctcaccaagtttccactgactgttgtctctgtgaagactgaagagcatgaagacaaaccacctgagtcctcacagcttcatcacagtccaa ATCTCCCTGAGCAGAAAATGAGGGAGCCACATCCCCCACATataaaggaagaagaagaggaggagtcaCACTACCCCCACTTTATAGAGGAGAAAGAGCCACATAGTATTTACATTAAGAAGGAGGagcaggaggaacacagcatcagtcaagatggagagcatcttgaatggttggaggagttcccagtgattggtgtccctgtgaagagtgaagatgatgaggtcaaaggtgaaagtgaggagaagagagaggcggagcctccaagcagcagctcaactcaacacatgacaacagaagctgatggagaccactgtggaggatcacaagcagacaagctcttagctccactatcagatagtgaggacacaacgtcacactctcctgacactgatgatgaagactctaaagatgataagacatgtcacactgacaaaacACACTTCACATGCTCTCACTGCGACAAAACTTTTCATAACCGTTATCtgaaagaacacatgagaacgcacactgaagaaaaaccttttacctgctcAGTCTGCAGTACAGGTTTTATACGCAAGAGTAATCTGAAGGCACACATGAGAATGCACACCGGTGAAAAAACAATTACCTGCTCAGTTTGTAGTAAAATATTCGCTCGGGTGGATTATTTGATAACCCACATGAAAATACACACTGGCGAAAAACCATTTTCATGTTCAAGATGTGGTAGATGTTTTAAAGAGAAGACTGATttcaaagtacacatgagaatacacactggagacaaACCATTCATGTGTTTAGTTTGTAGCAAACGATTCACCCAAAaggcacatttgaaaaaacacacaagaatacacactggcgaaaaaccttttatctgttcaatttGCTTTAAAGGGTTTACGCAAAGTCACAATTTGAAAAGACACACAAGAACGCACTCTGgcgagaaagtgttgagttgcagtgtgtgtggtgaaagattctcttataAGTACCAGTATAAGAAACAcgagtgtgctggtgagaacagcaacaacaaataa